Proteins from one Hymenobacter monticola genomic window:
- a CDS encoding adenylate/guanylate cyclase domain-containing protein, giving the protein MKAFLPLYYRYYLRSVLLLCLAFMLGLTLLIYLIRGQFNPLNTTLVLAVGGPVGLLVGVLEVYVFPRLLTNRPLWLRILLTTSLHLLVFGVLLWLGQHLIQTLRSLVALDFPTARALDHELVQLGLLPSKSPDAPDSSLTRLLIIYGLLSLGLTTLYQVGRKMGLRSLSRVVLGQYNQPEEEKRIFLFADIKDSTVLAEQLGNTRYSALIRDFFGDVGLPIAATQGEVYQYVGDEVVVTWKWPAGLQQGNCLRCFFDMQAAIDRRRPYYLRTYGVVPAFKAGVHGGLVVATQVGDIKTELVFHGDVLNTTARIQAQCNALGSIFLVSSAILEALPPGLPYQLRPLGAFTLRGKQQAVEIVDVQQPSLEVARSASNS; this is encoded by the coding sequence TTGAAAGCATTTCTTCCCCTCTACTACCGCTACTACCTGCGCTCGGTGCTGCTGCTCTGCCTGGCCTTCATGCTGGGGCTCACGCTGCTCATCTACCTGATTCGCGGCCAATTTAATCCGTTGAACACCACGCTGGTGCTGGCTGTGGGCGGCCCCGTGGGCCTGCTGGTGGGCGTGCTGGAAGTGTACGTGTTTCCGCGCCTGCTCACCAACCGGCCCCTGTGGCTCCGGATTCTGCTCACGACCAGCCTGCACTTGCTGGTTTTTGGCGTGCTGCTGTGGCTGGGCCAGCACCTGATTCAGACGCTGCGCAGCCTGGTGGCGCTGGATTTTCCGACGGCCCGCGCCCTCGACCACGAGCTGGTGCAGCTGGGGTTGCTGCCGTCGAAATCGCCCGACGCCCCGGATTCGTCGCTGACGCGGCTCCTGATTATCTACGGCTTGTTGTCGCTGGGGCTGACGACGCTTTACCAGGTGGGCCGCAAAATGGGCCTGCGCTCGTTATCGCGCGTGGTCCTGGGGCAGTACAACCAGCCGGAAGAGGAGAAGCGCATCTTCCTTTTTGCCGACATCAAGGACTCGACCGTACTGGCCGAGCAGCTGGGCAATACCCGCTACAGCGCCCTCATCCGGGACTTCTTTGGCGATGTCGGCCTACCCATTGCCGCTACCCAGGGCGAAGTGTACCAGTACGTGGGCGATGAAGTGGTGGTGACCTGGAAGTGGCCGGCGGGCTTGCAGCAGGGCAACTGCCTGCGCTGTTTTTTCGACATGCAGGCCGCCATCGACCGGCGCCGGCCCTACTACCTGCGGACGTACGGCGTGGTGCCCGCCTTCAAGGCCGGGGTGCACGGCGGACTGGTGGTGGCCACGCAGGTGGGCGACATCAAAACCGAACTTGTGTTTCACGGCGACGTGCTCAACACCACGGCCCGGATTCAGGCGCAGTGCAATGCCCTCGGGAGCATCTTCCTCGTATCGAGCGCCATTCTGGAGGCGCTCCCGCCGGGGTTGCCGTACCAGTTGCGGCCGCTGGGTGCGTTCACCCTGCGGGGGAAGCAGCAGGCCGTGGAAATTGTTGATGTGCAGCAGCCCTCGCTGGAGGTGGCGCGTTCCGCTTCCAACAGCTAA
- a CDS encoding IS5 family transposase has translation MKKPHSGYPSDVSDEEWAFAAPYLTLMNEAAPQREHPLRSLFNAVRYLARTGVPWRYLPGDFPAWPAVCQQLRHWLDARCFETMVDELRHLLRTAQGRPAEPSAVLLGSHTLQSTPESGHRAGYDGAKRRKGSKVHIAVDTLGHLLAALVTPANEQDRAQVAALAEEVQAITGQSVALAYVDQGYTGQEPAQAAAEQGIALHVVKLPAAKRGFVLRPKRWVVERSFAWAARFRRLARDYERLTTTLEGMHYLFFACLMLVKANRSNLLSH, from the coding sequence ATGAAAAAGCCCCATTCTGGTTATCCGAGCGATGTAAGCGACGAAGAGTGGGCGTTTGCCGCGCCCTATCTGACGTTGATGAATGAAGCGGCCCCGCAACGGGAACACCCGCTGCGGAGCTTGTTCAATGCCGTGCGTTATTTGGCCCGCACCGGGGTGCCGTGGCGTTACCTGCCGGGCGATTTTCCGGCCTGGCCGGCGGTCTGCCAGCAGTTGCGGCACTGGCTGGACGCCCGCTGTTTCGAAACGATGGTCGACGAGTTGCGCCACCTGCTGCGCACGGCCCAGGGCCGTCCGGCTGAGCCCTCGGCCGTCTTGCTCGGCAGCCACACGCTGCAAAGCACCCCAGAAAGTGGCCACCGAGCGGGCTATGACGGCGCCAAGCGGCGCAAGGGCAGCAAGGTGCACATCGCCGTGGACACGCTCGGGCACTTGCTGGCGGCGCTGGTCACGCCGGCCAACGAACAAGACCGTGCCCAGGTGGCGGCCCTGGCCGAAGAGGTACAGGCCATTACGGGGCAATCGGTCGCCCTGGCCTACGTCGACCAAGGCTACACGGGGCAGGAGCCCGCGCAGGCCGCAGCGGAGCAGGGCATTGCCCTGCACGTGGTGAAATTACCCGCCGCCAAGCGGGGCTTTGTGTTGCGGCCCAAGCGCTGGGTCGTGGAGCGCTCCTTCGCCTGGGCCGCGCGGTTCCGACGATTGGCCCGGGACTATGAACGCCTCACCACGACCTTGGAAGGCATGCACTACCTCTTCTTTGCCTGCTTAATGCTCGTCAAAGCAAATCGTAGTAACCTGCTAAGTCATTAA
- a CDS encoding vitamin K epoxide reductase family protein encodes MNLNVSQKNALHGLEMLLRLSKVPVTRATLQEKLWEHPDFPSLTSLSDTLDELKVDNVAAHLTLDQLPEIPLPALVYLGSEGGFFAPVRATAANAVEWWHHKRGWQTETLARFNQQWNGVALLIEPTERSGEANYEQSRKKQLIESLRLPFVALSLLVCLGVWISGFQGVPAGTSLYCLLLLLKLSGLSVSSLLVWYSLDADNPFLRSICQLNARTSCSNVLTTSAAKLFGWLSWAEVGLFYFGGGLLALLLFQKNTAVLYPILFGLTVVALPYTFWSVYYQQYRARQWCVLCLTVQGLLWLEFGALLYFQRRLYWPVDFGFTEISRLLAGFLLLPAMWVLLKPVCSQALRTDDLQRSLQKIKFDPNYLESLGRRAQPLPHIFTGMQVLTLGNPEASDTLTVITNPTCSLCSRAHLELETLMTEQEDLKCQIILVATNRPGDAGTFVAHRILSQSIEGALTALHDWYTTPRVESWLKMIPQGEATEEGMAQLGLHRQWCKLAGVSATPTIFFNGIEIPRYYTISESKQLLKFLKDRVGQLS; translated from the coding sequence ATGAACCTGAATGTCTCTCAGAAAAACGCCTTGCACGGCCTCGAAATGTTGCTTCGCTTGAGCAAGGTGCCGGTTACCCGAGCCACGTTACAGGAAAAGCTGTGGGAGCACCCGGATTTCCCGAGTCTGACCTCCCTGAGCGACACGCTGGATGAATTGAAAGTAGATAATGTTGCCGCGCACCTGACCCTAGACCAGTTGCCTGAAATCCCGTTGCCGGCGCTGGTCTACCTCGGCAGCGAAGGCGGTTTCTTTGCTCCCGTGCGTGCCACGGCGGCTAATGCCGTAGAATGGTGGCACCACAAGCGAGGGTGGCAAACGGAAACCCTAGCCCGCTTCAATCAGCAGTGGAACGGCGTAGCGCTGCTAATTGAGCCTACGGAACGGTCGGGGGAGGCCAACTATGAACAAAGCCGAAAAAAACAGTTGATTGAAAGCCTGCGCCTGCCCTTCGTCGCGCTTAGCTTACTGGTTTGCTTGGGCGTGTGGATAAGTGGCTTCCAGGGTGTTCCGGCCGGGACATCGCTGTATTGCTTGCTATTACTGTTAAAACTGTCGGGCCTGTCGGTCAGCAGTCTGCTGGTTTGGTACAGCTTGGATGCGGATAATCCTTTCCTGCGCAGCATCTGCCAACTAAACGCCCGCACCAGTTGCAGCAATGTGTTGACTACCTCCGCAGCCAAGCTATTTGGCTGGCTCAGTTGGGCGGAAGTCGGGCTATTTTACTTCGGCGGCGGGCTACTGGCCCTGTTACTCTTTCAAAAAAACACGGCCGTCTTGTACCCGATACTATTCGGGCTGACCGTTGTGGCGCTACCCTATACGTTTTGGTCGGTTTATTATCAACAGTACCGCGCCCGGCAGTGGTGCGTGTTGTGCCTGACGGTACAGGGCCTACTGTGGTTAGAATTTGGGGCCCTGCTATATTTCCAGCGCCGCCTGTACTGGCCGGTGGACTTCGGTTTTACCGAAATAAGCCGCTTGCTCGCAGGCTTTCTGTTGCTGCCGGCTATGTGGGTCCTGCTGAAGCCCGTCTGTAGCCAAGCCCTGCGCACCGATGACTTGCAGCGCAGTCTACAAAAAATCAAGTTCGACCCCAACTACCTAGAATCATTAGGCCGGCGGGCGCAGCCACTACCGCACATTTTCACGGGAATGCAAGTGCTCACGCTGGGAAATCCAGAAGCTTCCGATACCCTTACAGTCATCACCAATCCGACTTGTTCGCTGTGTTCACGGGCGCACCTAGAATTAGAAACGTTAATGACTGAACAGGAAGATTTGAAATGCCAGATTATCCTAGTGGCCACGAACCGACCCGGTGATGCAGGAACATTTGTGGCCCACCGGATTCTAAGTCAATCCATTGAGGGAGCGCTAACAGCCTTACACGATTGGTACACGACACCACGCGTGGAAAGCTGGCTTAAAATGATTCCACAAGGTGAAGCAACAGAAGAGGGAATGGCACAACTTGGCCTGCATCGGCAATGGTGCAAGTTAGCCGGGGTGAGTGCAACGCCCACTATATTTTTTAATGGGATTGAGATTCCGCGATACTACACAATTTCGGAGTCCAAACAATTGCTAAAATTTCTTAAAGATAGAGTTGGCCAGCTCTCTTAA
- a CDS encoding TlpA disulfide reductase family protein, producing the protein MKNYLMVLLLIPSLAAAQTPIHFVLKGHMGPSTYRGAPIYVYLRSGRMLDSALVEKGRFELNGTVDEPTKGFLSMKRNSGDMSDSKAVFYLEQGTLVFTSPDSLKHAHVGGTPLTDAWRTLWTAKQPIVQQLKVLENESRAATLAQQQSLAFQQGLRARHAATVRAGVRLDSAFVRAHPTSPISLYVLNSLSKDSTNAALVTALLPTLSPAAFTSPRAEEIRTTIQQNARGIKSETALKVGQLAPNFTQATPDGRPVSLADYRGKYVLVDFWASWCGPCRQENPNLTKAYHNYKDKNFDVLGVSLDEAKDRAKWVKAVQDDHLPWTQVAELKGWQSKAATAYFIKAIPQNFLVDPTGKIIAMNLRGEELPRALARLIK; encoded by the coding sequence ATGAAGAATTACTTGATGGTTTTACTATTAATACCGAGCCTAGCTGCTGCGCAAACACCCATCCACTTCGTACTGAAGGGCCACATGGGTCCAAGTACTTACCGCGGCGCGCCTATCTACGTCTATCTGCGCAGCGGGAGAATGTTGGATTCTGCGCTAGTAGAGAAAGGGCGGTTCGAACTGAATGGCACCGTGGACGAACCCACTAAAGGATTTCTCTCTATGAAGCGGAATAGCGGGGATATGTCGGACTCCAAGGCGGTCTTTTACCTTGAACAAGGCACGCTCGTTTTCACCAGTCCCGATTCGCTCAAGCACGCGCACGTGGGCGGCACGCCGCTCACGGACGCCTGGCGGACGTTATGGACGGCAAAACAACCGATTGTTCAGCAGCTCAAGGTTCTGGAAAACGAGTCACGGGCCGCTACGCTGGCCCAGCAGCAGTCCCTGGCGTTCCAGCAAGGCCTGCGGGCCCGGCACGCGGCTACGGTGCGGGCAGGCGTCCGCTTAGATTCTGCGTTCGTCCGCGCGCACCCCACTTCGCCCATCAGCCTATATGTATTGAACAGCTTGAGCAAGGACTCCACGAATGCTGCGCTGGTGACGGCCCTGCTCCCGACCCTCTCGCCTGCGGCGTTTACCAGCCCCCGAGCCGAGGAAATTCGGACGACAATCCAGCAGAACGCGCGGGGCATTAAGTCCGAGACGGCGCTGAAGGTGGGGCAACTGGCCCCCAACTTCACCCAAGCCACACCCGATGGCCGGCCAGTATCGCTCGCGGATTACCGCGGCAAATACGTGCTGGTCGATTTCTGGGCCAGCTGGTGCGGGCCTTGCCGCCAGGAAAACCCGAACCTAACCAAAGCCTATCACAACTACAAAGACAAGAACTTCGACGTGCTCGGCGTATCGCTCGACGAGGCCAAGGACCGGGCCAAGTGGGTGAAGGCCGTTCAGGATGACCACCTGCCCTGGACGCAAGTGGCGGAGTTGAAAGGTTGGCAAAGCAAAGCGGCCACCGCATATTTCATCAAGGCCATTCCGCAGAATTTCTTGGTGGACCCCACGGGTAAAATTATCGCCATGAATTTGCGTGGTGAGGAGCTGCCGAGGGCACTGGCGCGCTTAATTAAGTAG
- a CDS encoding peptidase domain-containing ABC transporter, whose amino-acid sequence MSKFTYYQQLDIMDCGPTCLRMVAKHYGRHFTAQSLRERAQIGKDGVSLLGIAEAAEAIGFRSLGAKVSFEKLAKEAPLPCIVHWQQNHFVVVYAITGASNKWLNNIRGGYRRSSDTDILRSQVPTFDFPAGAEAIFSTRPAPEAVKSPGTGSRRGTVYVADPARGLVSYTAEEFCEGWLSNRTETQSEGVALLLEPTPAFHEQDDEQAVSYSFGRVLGYLGQYKQLLVQLLLGLAVGSGLQLLVPFLTQSVVDIGINTQNVPFIYLVLGAQLMLMVGRLMMEFIQSWLLLHISTRVNLSILSDFLIKLMRLPLSFFDTKRFGDIMQRVGDHHRIETFVTGQAVSLPFALANISILSVVIALYSLPIFGVYVVSNLLYAGWIILFLRQRRKLDTKRFDLSAQSQSALVQLIQGMQEIKLAGAERQSRWAWERLQARLFRWQMKSLSLGQYQQVGAFLINDGKNILITFLAAQAVINGQLTLGAMLAMQQLIGQLNGPVNQLVGLSQSLQDAKISLERLNEIHTLADEEPAGHPTIQKLPAGGLEVHQLSFRYPGAGNEPVLSAVDLQIPAGKTTAIVGMSGSGKTTLLKLLLKFYDPSQGEIRLGEAALRNISHAAWRAQCGVVMQEGFVFSDTIARNIAVGAERIDAQKLEHAVRVANLREFVDGLPLGLHTKIGTEGTGISQGQRQRILIARTVYKDPQFIFFDEATNALDATNEAIIMKNLDEFFRGRTVIIVAHRLSTVCHADQIVVLDKGTLIEGGTHAELVAQRGAYWQLVKNQLELGS is encoded by the coding sequence ATGAGCAAATTCACGTACTATCAGCAGCTCGACATCATGGACTGCGGGCCTACTTGCTTGCGCATGGTTGCCAAGCATTATGGCCGGCACTTCACGGCGCAGTCGTTGCGGGAGCGGGCCCAGATTGGCAAAGATGGGGTGTCGCTGCTGGGCATTGCGGAGGCTGCTGAAGCTATTGGGTTTCGGTCACTGGGTGCGAAAGTGTCGTTTGAAAAGCTGGCCAAGGAAGCCCCGCTACCCTGCATTGTGCATTGGCAACAGAATCACTTCGTGGTGGTGTACGCGATTACCGGAGCGAGCAACAAGTGGTTAAACAATATCCGAGGCGGCTATAGAAGGTCCAGTGACACCGACATTCTCCGGTCTCAAGTACCCACCTTTGACTTCCCTGCCGGGGCCGAAGCTATTTTTTCAACCCGGCCAGCGCCAGAGGCCGTTAAAAGTCCGGGTACCGGCTCACGCCGAGGCACCGTTTACGTAGCCGACCCTGCCCGGGGCCTAGTTTCCTACACCGCCGAAGAGTTTTGCGAGGGATGGCTCTCCAACCGCACGGAAACGCAAAGTGAGGGCGTGGCGCTGCTTCTGGAGCCTACTCCTGCTTTTCACGAGCAAGACGACGAGCAAGCTGTCAGCTACAGTTTTGGGCGCGTGCTGGGCTACTTGGGGCAATACAAACAGTTACTGGTGCAACTGCTACTAGGCCTGGCCGTGGGAAGCGGGCTGCAACTGCTGGTACCCTTCCTGACGCAATCAGTCGTGGACATTGGCATTAACACCCAGAACGTGCCGTTTATCTACTTGGTCCTGGGTGCTCAATTGATGCTGATGGTTGGGCGGCTGATGATGGAATTCATTCAAAGCTGGCTCTTGCTACACATCAGCACCCGCGTTAACCTCAGCATCCTGTCTGATTTTCTAATCAAGTTGATGCGCCTGCCGCTCTCGTTCTTCGATACCAAGCGTTTCGGCGATATTATGCAGCGCGTCGGCGACCACCACCGCATTGAGACATTCGTAACGGGGCAGGCAGTATCCCTGCCCTTCGCACTGGCGAACATATCGATATTGAGCGTGGTAATAGCTTTATACAGCTTACCAATTTTTGGCGTGTACGTTGTCTCTAACTTGCTGTATGCAGGTTGGATAATACTGTTTCTACGCCAACGCCGCAAGCTGGACACTAAGCGCTTCGACCTGTCGGCCCAGAGTCAGAGCGCCTTGGTGCAACTTATTCAGGGGATGCAGGAAATTAAGCTGGCGGGCGCGGAGCGGCAAAGCCGCTGGGCGTGGGAACGGCTCCAGGCCCGCTTGTTCCGGTGGCAGATGAAGAGCCTGAGCCTAGGCCAGTACCAGCAAGTAGGCGCCTTTCTGATTAATGATGGCAAAAACATTCTGATTACGTTTCTGGCCGCGCAGGCCGTTATCAATGGGCAGTTGACGCTGGGGGCCATGCTGGCCATGCAGCAGCTCATTGGCCAGCTCAATGGCCCCGTAAACCAATTAGTGGGGTTATCCCAAAGCTTGCAGGATGCCAAAATAAGCCTGGAGCGACTTAACGAGATTCATACCCTCGCAGATGAAGAGCCAGCTGGACACCCTACTATTCAGAAACTGCCCGCTGGTGGTCTGGAAGTGCACCAACTCTCGTTTCGCTACCCCGGCGCTGGCAACGAACCGGTTCTGAGCGCGGTAGATTTACAAATTCCAGCAGGCAAGACAACAGCAATTGTGGGTATGAGCGGCAGTGGCAAGACTACCTTGCTCAAGCTACTGCTCAAGTTTTATGACCCCAGCCAGGGCGAAATTCGGCTGGGCGAGGCGGCGCTCCGTAATATTAGCCATGCTGCGTGGCGGGCACAGTGCGGGGTAGTAATGCAGGAAGGGTTCGTATTTTCCGATACCATTGCCCGCAACATCGCCGTGGGTGCTGAGCGCATCGATGCCCAAAAGCTCGAGCATGCCGTGCGAGTAGCCAACCTGCGCGAGTTTGTGGACGGGCTGCCGTTGGGGCTGCATACGAAAATTGGAACTGAAGGAACCGGCATCAGCCAGGGCCAGAGACAGCGCATTCTCATTGCCCGGACCGTTTACAAAGACCCGCAATTCATTTTCTTCGACGAGGCAACCAATGCGCTGGACGCCACCAACGAGGCTATTATCATGAAGAACCTAGACGAGTTCTTTCGCGGCCGAACCGTCATTATCGTTGCTCACCGGCTCAGCACGGTTTGTCACGCCGACCAGATTGTGGTGCTTGATAAAGGAACGTTGATTGAGGGCGGCACGCACGCCGAGTTGGTGGCCCAACGGGGCGCTTACTGGCAACTGGTGAAAAATCAACTTGAACTGGGCTCCTAA
- a CDS encoding HlyD family efflux transporter periplasmic adaptor subunit encodes MNQSTTFVELRSEEVQELLARPPRWLLRWGITVVFLILLSVFAGAWVIHYPDLVRASFKLTTANAPKAVLARTDGKIVRLFVQEGQLVPPGATLAYLESTARHDEVIHLARELKAAWAVCRRGNLEGLRQINLSAYHQLGELQNDYQTFEQRHIQLRAYLADGFYSKKRKLLQLELIDLQTLAQQQRQQRVLQARDATLAQEDYETQRQLAEQKVIPELEFKREESKNIARQLAYQQTASVLVNNVTAQRAKQKEILELDKQVAEERDQFLQALNTLQSAVNSWQARYVLSAPVSGRVFFPGIIQENQVVATSQELFYVAPPSATYIGELRVPQQNAGKVQVGQDVLVKFAGFPYQEYGAIRGQITAIANISFKDSIFLARVALPAGLKTTYGKSLAYRTGMTASADIITADNRLLEKLFYQLRKVTEGQ; translated from the coding sequence ATGAATCAGAGCACTACATTTGTTGAACTGCGGTCAGAAGAGGTGCAAGAGCTGCTAGCTCGCCCTCCGCGGTGGCTACTGCGCTGGGGAATCACCGTAGTATTTCTGATTCTGCTCTCGGTATTTGCTGGCGCCTGGGTTATTCATTACCCTGACCTAGTAAGAGCTTCCTTTAAGCTCACCACTGCCAACGCGCCAAAAGCGGTGCTGGCCCGCACTGACGGTAAAATTGTCCGTTTATTTGTGCAAGAAGGCCAACTGGTGCCACCTGGCGCCACACTGGCGTATTTGGAGAGCACTGCCCGCCACGACGAGGTAATACATTTGGCGCGGGAGTTAAAAGCAGCTTGGGCGGTCTGTCGGCGGGGCAATTTGGAAGGGTTACGGCAAATCAATCTGTCGGCTTATCATCAACTCGGCGAGTTGCAAAACGATTATCAGACTTTTGAGCAGCGGCATATACAACTGCGCGCTTATCTAGCAGATGGTTTCTACAGCAAGAAGCGAAAGCTGTTGCAACTGGAGCTGATTGACTTACAGACATTAGCGCAACAACAACGACAGCAACGAGTGCTACAGGCTCGGGATGCCACGCTGGCGCAAGAAGACTATGAGACGCAACGGCAACTGGCCGAGCAAAAGGTAATTCCTGAACTGGAATTTAAGCGCGAGGAAAGCAAGAATATCGCGCGACAACTGGCTTACCAGCAAACCGCTTCAGTCTTAGTTAATAATGTGACTGCCCAGCGCGCCAAACAGAAAGAAATACTGGAATTAGACAAACAGGTAGCGGAAGAACGCGACCAGTTTTTACAGGCGTTAAATACCTTGCAAAGTGCTGTCAACTCTTGGCAAGCCAGGTACGTGTTATCGGCTCCCGTAAGTGGCCGGGTATTCTTTCCCGGCATAATTCAGGAAAACCAAGTCGTCGCGACCAGCCAAGAGCTATTTTATGTTGCTCCGCCGAGTGCAACTTATATCGGAGAATTGCGAGTACCGCAGCAGAATGCGGGCAAGGTGCAGGTCGGGCAGGATGTGTTGGTAAAGTTTGCCGGCTTTCCCTATCAGGAATATGGTGCAATACGAGGCCAGATTACGGCCATTGCTAACATTTCGTTCAAGGACAGCATCTTTCTAGCGCGGGTGGCATTGCCAGCAGGCTTGAAAACCACTTATGGCAAGTCGCTGGCTTATAGAACTGGTATGACGGCCTCAGCAGATATTATCACCGCCGATAATCGCTTGTTAGAAAAGCTATTTTATCAACTTCGTAAAGTAACCGAAGGGCAGTGA
- a CDS encoding recombinase family protein: protein MIFGYVRVSTSAQSAESQKSLIARYLVEHRWTLDEWIEVEMSSRRTAGQRRLPELLAKVAAGDTVIVSELSRLGRSLREVLALIEELIHHKRCRLILVKQGLDLDPQNHRDMTHKILLTIFAMLAELERDFVSERTKEGLRVRREQGIVLGKPKGVVQPSMYDADRERILHLHALGVPLATIVDVHLKYGKYLSLKNYLAKLQRQPGLNAPA, encoded by the coding sequence ATGATTTTTGGCTACGTCCGCGTCTCGACCAGCGCCCAATCGGCCGAGAGCCAAAAGAGCCTCATCGCCCGCTACCTGGTCGAGCACCGCTGGACCCTGGACGAGTGGATTGAGGTCGAGATGTCCTCGCGCCGGACCGCCGGGCAGCGCCGCCTCCCCGAGCTACTGGCCAAGGTCGCCGCCGGCGACACCGTGATTGTGTCCGAGCTCTCGCGGCTGGGTCGCTCGCTGCGCGAAGTGCTGGCGCTGATTGAGGAGCTGATTCACCACAAGCGCTGCCGGCTGATTCTGGTCAAGCAGGGCCTGGACCTGGACCCGCAGAACCACCGCGACATGACCCACAAAATCCTGCTCACCATTTTCGCCATGCTGGCCGAGCTGGAGCGGGACTTCGTGTCCGAGCGCACGAAGGAAGGGCTGCGGGTGCGGCGCGAGCAGGGCATCGTGCTGGGCAAACCCAAGGGCGTGGTGCAGCCGTCGATGTACGACGCCGACCGCGAACGCATCCTGCACCTGCACGCGCTGGGCGTGCCGCTGGCCACCATCGTGGACGTGCACCTGAAGTACGGCAAGTACCTCTCCCTGAAAAACTACCTGGCCAAACTGCAGCGCCAGCCGGGCCTGAACGCACCGGCCTAG